In Cyprinus carpio isolate SPL01 unplaced genomic scaffold, ASM1834038v1 S000006607, whole genome shotgun sequence, one DNA window encodes the following:
- the LOC109053014 gene encoding scavenger receptor cysteine-rich type 1 protein M130-like: MDGVQCKGPESTLKDCGSKGWGKHYSYCADHSRDAGVRCSETINYGRFTRLADGPHLCSGRLEVLYGNTWYTVCAAAFDQQDAEVVCRELDCGAPVQVLGAAAFGKGGTQMWTQEIQCRGNELLIRLCPTSNDTKCSQDNNVGLICSGYTDLRLVNGPDICSGRVERQYFSKWGTVCDACWDMRAASVLCRQLNCGIAVSVVGSDWFGEGTDEIWTDVFDCDGNERKLSECSISSWSRAECSHSRDVGVICSGESILL, encoded by the exons ATGGATGGAGTGCAGTGTAAAGGACCAGAGTCTACACTGAAGGACTGTGGATCAAAAGGATGGGGTAAACATTATAGCTACTGTGCTGATCATAGTAGAGATGCTGGAGTCAGATGTTCAG AAACCATAAACTATGGACGATTTACAAGACTTGCTGATGGACCTCACCtgtgctctgggaggttagaggtGCTTTATGGGAACACATGGTACACAGTGTGTGCCgctgcctttgaccagcaggatgcagaggttgtgtgtagagagctggactgtggggctcctgtacaggtgctgggagcagctgcttttggtaAAGGAggcactcagatgtggacacaagagattcagtgcagaggaaatgaattaCTCATTCGATTATGTCCAACTTCAAATGACACAAAGTGCTCTCAAGACAACAATGTGGGACTGATATGTTCTG gttacactgatctcagGCTGGTAAACGGTCCTGACATCTGTTCTGGTCGAGTTGAACGTCAGTACTTCAGTAaatggggcacagtgtgtgatgcatgctgggatatgagagctgccagtgtcctctgtagacagctgaattgtgggattgctgtgtctgttgtgggatcagactggtttggagagggaaCTGATGAAATCTGgactgatgtgtttgattgtgacgggaaCGAAAgaaaactctcagaatgttccatctcttcatggagtcgagctgaatgttctcatagtcgagatgttggagtcatctgctctggtGAGTCCATATTACTGTGA